The following are from one region of the Roseobacter fucihabitans genome:
- the ndk gene encoding nucleoside-diphosphate kinase: MALERTFSIIKPDATRRNLTGKINAKFEDAGLRIVAQKRIHMTKAQAGVFYAVHSARPFYDELCEFMASEPVIVQVLEGEGAIAKNREVMGATNPADAAPGTIRAEFAESVGENSVHGSDAPETAAEEIAYFFAGMELVG; encoded by the coding sequence ATGGCCCTTGAGCGCACGTTCTCGATCATCAAACCCGACGCGACCCGCCGCAATCTGACGGGCAAAATCAATGCCAAATTCGAAGACGCAGGTCTGCGAATTGTCGCGCAAAAACGCATCCATATGACCAAGGCTCAGGCCGGTGTGTTCTACGCGGTGCACTCTGCACGTCCATTTTATGACGAGCTGTGCGAATTCATGGCCTCCGAGCCGGTCATCGTTCAGGTGCTTGAAGGGGAAGGTGCAATTGCCAAAAACCGCGAAGTCATGGGTGCGACGAACCCTGCGGATGCCGCACCGGGCACAATCCGCGCGGAATTTGCCGAGAGTGTTGGCGAAAATTCCGTACATGGATCGGATGCGCCGGAAACGGCCGCCGAAGAGATTGCCTATTTCTTTGCCGGAATGGAATTGGTGGGCTGA
- a CDS encoding DUF6471 domain-containing protein: MNTIDQAQRPAPPKPVARKASPVNAEYEDKAKDMVREAMKAQGVTVDQLTERLKAIGVDMSSGGVANKISRGGFSSAFLLQCMAALDIELAPKDK, encoded by the coding sequence ATGAATACTATTGATCAGGCGCAACGACCAGCGCCGCCGAAACCCGTTGCGCGCAAGGCAAGCCCTGTAAACGCGGAGTACGAGGACAAGGCGAAGGATATGGTGCGCGAGGCCATGAAGGCTCAAGGCGTGACCGTAGACCAGCTTACAGAGCGCCTTAAGGCGATAGGCGTTGATATGAGTTCTGGCGGGGTGGCGAACAAGATAAGCCGTGGCGGGTTCAGTTCTGCGTTTCTGTTGCAGTGCATGGCTGCGCTCGACATAGAATTAGCGCCGAAAGATAAGTAG
- a CDS encoding aldose epimerase family protein, whose product MIVLESADLTAHILARGATLAGLWLRGHPRSLVLGFADPFSFEAAAFYAGAIVGPVANRISRGQVHIDDKLFQMPLNEGVNCLHSGDEGLNTLEWEVCEQTDVAVTLAVELADYAMGLPGTRRVCVTYALEQDSTLSVKITASSDFDTVVNIAHHPYWTLDNGADIRHHRLRVDAAHYLPVNDRNLPTGQILSVAGSQYDFRTDRAVPVDRPLDANLCLSPRRLNNPRDIATLTGTGGICLQIATTEPGLQIYNGSGLPADGPPALPGQTIAPFSGIALEPQGWPDAPNNPGFPSILLKAGEQYHQQTRYRIARDALDRPEIATSMS is encoded by the coding sequence ATGATAGTCTTGGAGTCTGCCGATCTGACCGCACATATCCTGGCGCGCGGTGCAACACTGGCAGGGCTTTGGCTCAGGGGACATCCACGCAGTCTGGTTCTGGGGTTTGCCGATCCGTTTTCTTTTGAGGCCGCTGCCTTTTATGCAGGCGCGATCGTCGGTCCGGTTGCCAACCGCATATCGCGCGGGCAGGTGCACATTGATGACAAGCTGTTCCAGATGCCTTTGAATGAAGGTGTGAACTGCCTGCACAGCGGTGATGAGGGGTTGAATACGCTGGAATGGGAGGTCTGCGAGCAGACCGATGTGGCGGTAACCCTTGCGGTTGAACTGGCCGATTACGCGATGGGATTGCCGGGAACGCGGCGGGTTTGTGTCACTTACGCGCTTGAGCAGGACAGCACCCTGAGCGTGAAAATCACCGCAAGCAGCGATTTTGATACGGTCGTGAATATTGCACATCATCCCTATTGGACGCTTGATAACGGTGCGGATATACGACACCACAGGCTCCGGGTCGATGCCGCGCATTACCTTCCGGTGAATGACCGGAATTTGCCCACAGGACAAATCCTTTCTGTTGCCGGGTCGCAGTATGATTTTCGGACGGATCGCGCCGTGCCTGTGGATCGCCCCCTGGATGCAAACCTGTGCCTGTCGCCCAGACGCCTGAACAACCCCAGGGATATCGCCACCCTCACCGGCACCGGCGGCATTTGCCTGCAGATCGCGACGACAGAACCCGGCCTTCAAATTTACAACGGGAGCGGTTTGCCAGCGGATGGTCCGCCCGCGCTGCCGGGCCAGACCATCGCGCCATTCTCCGGGATTGCACTGGAACCCCAAGGCTGGCCGGATGCCCCCAATAACCCCGGTTTTCCCTCGATCCTGCTGAAAGCTGGGGAGCAGTATCACCAGCAAACCCGCTACCGGATTGCCCGTGACGCGTTAGATCGCCCCGAAATTGCCACATCCATGTCTTGA
- a CDS encoding chemotaxis protein CheB: MDGADTADLTIIGIGSSAGGLEAIRELVATLPTDLQVAYVVVQHMSPHHKSLMTELVARQTSLAVRDVKDGCRPEPNVIYVTPPKTDVVYDAGKLCLVDPSHEVATPKPSVDRFLSSLADEHGEKSMAIILSGTGTDGAYGVQAIREAGGITIAQDTESAKYDGMPMAAMQTGCVDLVLRPFEIGTHLQKILTSPRDFDAFRQETSEQGPSSDLLQILLARTRVDFREYKQTTINRRIERRMIALGIDSHEEYTQFCRVNPNAVDALFKDLLISVTRFFRDKNEFQTLRELLPSLLNKQSTAPFRVWIAGCATGEEAYSIAILLSEALGGAKVNLKDHVQIFATDIDKDALEVARKGVYGMAALNDIPRDLADRYFIQQNDGIRVIDSLRSAILFSDHNVCQDPPFQKVDLLCCRNLLIYFGNALQHKVMSRFHYALTDNSLMFLGTAETVAGSDELFIQDSQSAHIYRRRSIRRSEQTPFANPRNLPQSRRIPAPSSGSPAGDSTDRQMFEALALALGKNSVLVTNEYSIVRIYGNVSSYIEMTETSNLKMHIDLLRRPFREEARSLVTLALKNAEHRSGVRHLLAEDDDAEIRLDVYPIIARDLNERAALVVFSEVQVDRARAFERQDTTGEDAFETDRIRLLEDEVATTREALQQTIEELETSNEELQSLNEELQSTNEELQATNEELETSNEELQSTNEELITVNEELQVTAAELSGRTGELMSVLETAPLAIMVLDTALQITQATNAAAELFNLSRPIAHPHVSQCVLPENCPALAPICNETLKLGEPISREFTSKGGRFTLMCSPFFDMRGQMKGSTMVISQFPGLAQELDMILDHAEIFMLNRATDGTILRISQKSADLLGTTRREAEGQNFYKLASKQVANAVKERDKLLMENTSGRLQHVNAVVEQQSGQKRWMSSENFIFADPSQKESSIYSVGTDITDVVMARDKAEDALEQLTLLQNLAHVGFWAIDLNDRSVYWSSEVYRIHGEDPDGPPPDLSKGLDYYHPEDRAAVEKEVARVMEKGGDFHFIRRIITRQGEAVKVESFGLARADQDGEIKRIIGVFRAMPED, translated from the coding sequence TTGGATGGGGCAGACACAGCGGACTTAACGATTATCGGTATCGGTTCATCTGCGGGCGGGCTTGAAGCCATCCGCGAATTGGTCGCGACGCTACCCACCGATTTACAGGTGGCCTATGTTGTCGTGCAACATATGTCACCGCATCATAAAAGCCTTATGACGGAACTGGTTGCGCGCCAGACAAGTCTTGCAGTGCGTGATGTCAAAGATGGATGCAGGCCTGAGCCTAACGTCATCTATGTGACGCCCCCCAAGACGGATGTTGTCTATGATGCCGGCAAGCTGTGTCTTGTCGATCCGAGCCACGAAGTCGCCACTCCCAAACCTTCGGTAGATCGGTTTCTATCCAGCCTTGCCGATGAGCATGGCGAGAAATCAATGGCGATTATCCTGTCGGGCACGGGTACAGATGGAGCTTATGGGGTCCAGGCGATCCGTGAAGCGGGCGGCATTACAATCGCACAGGACACCGAGAGCGCGAAATACGACGGCATGCCAATGGCGGCGATGCAAACCGGCTGCGTCGATTTGGTGTTGCGCCCCTTTGAGATCGGCACCCATCTTCAGAAAATACTGACCTCGCCACGCGATTTTGATGCCTTCCGCCAGGAAACAAGCGAACAAGGCCCTTCATCTGATCTGTTGCAAATCCTGTTGGCCCGCACCCGCGTGGATTTCAGAGAATACAAGCAAACCACCATCAACCGGCGCATAGAACGGCGCATGATCGCTCTGGGTATCGATAGCCATGAGGAATACACGCAATTTTGCCGCGTCAATCCAAACGCTGTGGATGCGTTGTTCAAGGATCTGCTGATTTCAGTTACGCGGTTTTTCCGCGATAAAAACGAGTTCCAAACCCTTCGGGAACTTTTGCCTTCGCTTTTGAACAAGCAGAGCACGGCCCCTTTTCGGGTCTGGATCGCCGGCTGCGCGACCGGTGAAGAGGCCTATTCCATCGCGATTTTACTGTCCGAAGCTCTAGGCGGCGCAAAGGTGAACCTAAAAGACCATGTGCAGATTTTTGCCACGGATATCGACAAGGACGCTTTGGAAGTGGCCCGCAAAGGTGTCTATGGCATGGCCGCGCTCAACGATATTCCGCGCGATCTTGCGGACCGGTATTTCATCCAGCAAAATGACGGAATCAGGGTGATCGACTCCCTGCGTTCCGCGATCTTGTTTTCGGATCACAATGTCTGTCAGGATCCGCCGTTTCAGAAGGTGGACTTGCTCTGTTGCCGTAACCTGCTGATTTATTTCGGGAATGCGCTTCAACATAAGGTCATGTCACGCTTTCACTATGCGCTCACAGACAACTCCCTGATGTTTTTGGGCACGGCTGAAACCGTTGCCGGTTCTGACGAACTTTTCATTCAGGACAGCCAATCCGCTCATATCTATCGGCGCCGCTCAATCCGGCGCTCCGAGCAAACGCCCTTTGCCAATCCGCGAAACCTGCCGCAGTCGCGCAGAATTCCCGCACCGTCCTCCGGCAGCCCCGCTGGCGATTCTACCGATCGTCAGATGTTCGAAGCCCTGGCGCTGGCCCTGGGCAAAAATTCGGTTCTGGTTACAAACGAATATTCGATCGTTCGGATTTATGGCAACGTCAGTTCCTATATCGAGATGACCGAAACCAGCAACCTCAAGATGCACATCGATCTTTTGCGCCGACCGTTTCGTGAAGAAGCGCGCAGTCTGGTGACCCTTGCGCTAAAGAACGCAGAGCATCGTTCCGGGGTGCGCCATCTTCTGGCCGAGGATGATGATGCGGAAATTCGTCTGGATGTTTATCCGATCATCGCACGCGATCTGAACGAACGCGCGGCACTGGTGGTTTTCAGCGAAGTACAGGTCGATCGTGCCCGCGCTTTCGAGCGACAGGACACTACGGGCGAAGACGCTTTTGAAACCGACCGCATTCGCTTGTTGGAAGACGAGGTTGCCACGACGCGTGAAGCCTTGCAGCAAACCATCGAGGAGTTGGAGACTTCCAACGAGGAATTGCAATCTCTGAATGAGGAGTTGCAATCCACCAATGAGGAGTTGCAGGCCACCAATGAGGAGTTGGAAACCTCCAACGAAGAGTTGCAATCGACAAATGAGGAATTGATCACCGTCAACGAAGAACTGCAGGTGACTGCGGCAGAATTGAGCGGGCGGACGGGTGAATTGATGTCCGTGCTTGAAACGGCACCGCTTGCGATCATGGTGCTTGATACGGCGTTGCAGATTACCCAAGCCACGAATGCCGCTGCCGAGCTTTTCAACCTGTCGCGCCCCATTGCACACCCGCATGTCAGCCAATGTGTCTTGCCCGAAAACTGTCCCGCTCTGGCTCCGATTTGCAATGAAACCCTGAAACTTGGAGAACCGATTTCGCGTGAGTTCACTTCCAAAGGCGGTCGGTTCACTCTGATGTGTTCGCCCTTCTTTGACATGCGGGGCCAGATGAAGGGGTCCACCATGGTCATATCCCAGTTCCCCGGCCTTGCGCAGGAGTTGGATATGATCCTGGATCATGCCGAAATTTTCATGCTGAACCGGGCAACGGACGGGACCATCCTGAGAATTAGTCAGAAGTCTGCCGATCTTCTTGGCACAACGCGCCGCGAGGCCGAAGGTCAGAACTTTTACAAGTTGGCGAGCAAACAAGTGGCAAATGCGGTTAAGGAGCGCGACAAGCTGTTGATGGAGAACACATCCGGGCGGCTCCAGCACGTTAATGCTGTTGTCGAACAGCAAAGCGGTCAAAAGCGCTGGATGAGTTCTGAAAACTTCATATTCGCAGATCCCTCACAAAAGGAGTCTTCGATCTATTCTGTTGGCACCGATATCACCGATGTCGTGATGGCCAGAGACAAGGCGGAAGATGCGCTTGAACAGCTTACCTTGTTGCAAAATTTGGCACATGTTGGGTTTTGGGCGATCGACTTGAATGACAGATCGGTTTACTGGTCCTCTGAGGTCTACCGCATCCACGGCGAGGACCCGGACGGGCCACCGCCTGATCTCTCCAAGGGTCTTGACTATTATCACCCCGAAGATCGCGCAGCGGTCGAAAAGGAAGTTGCGCGCGTCATGGAGAAGGGTGGTGATTTCCATTTCATCCGTCGGATTATCACCCGACAGGGCGAGGCCGTCAAAGTCGAGTCCTTTGGGTTGGCGCGTGCGGATCAGGATGGTGAAATCAAGCGTATCATCGGCGTGTTTCGCGCCATGCCAGAGGATTGA
- a CDS encoding choline ABC transporter substrate-binding protein — translation MNFKSTVTALALMGSAGMASAQCNEVVFSDVGWTDITATTAVATVILEALGYDTDIKVLSVPVTYTSMAQGDIDVFLGNWMPTMEADIAPYREAGTVETLRENLSGAKYTLAVNKAAKDLGIKGFSDIAAHAEALDEQIYGIEPGNDGNRLIQSMIDADAFGLKEFEVKESSEQGMLAQVERLTKKDEPIVFLGWEPHPMNANFDMGYLTGGDDFFGPNLGGASVFTNTRKGYSAECPNVGKLLANLEFTLAMENEIMGAILNDGTNPAEAAALWIENNPDALKTWLAGVKDVEGDDDAFEAAAKVLLK, via the coding sequence ATGAATTTCAAATCAACAGTGACAGCACTTGCCTTGATGGGATCGGCCGGAATGGCCAGCGCACAATGCAACGAGGTTGTATTCTCTGACGTGGGTTGGACCGATATTACCGCCACCACGGCGGTGGCGACGGTGATTCTGGAAGCTTTGGGCTATGATACAGACATCAAAGTCCTCTCGGTTCCGGTTACCTATACGTCCATGGCACAGGGCGATATCGACGTATTTCTGGGCAATTGGATGCCGACGATGGAAGCCGATATCGCGCCCTACCGCGAGGCCGGAACGGTGGAAACCCTGCGCGAAAACCTGAGCGGCGCAAAATACACATTGGCCGTGAACAAGGCGGCCAAAGACCTCGGCATCAAGGGTTTTTCCGATATTGCAGCCCATGCTGAGGCCCTGGATGAGCAGATATACGGCATTGAACCTGGCAATGATGGCAACCGGCTGATCCAGTCGATGATTGACGCGGATGCCTTTGGTCTCAAAGAATTTGAGGTCAAGGAGAGTTCGGAGCAGGGGATGCTGGCGCAGGTCGAAAGGCTCACCAAAAAGGACGAGCCCATCGTCTTCCTGGGCTGGGAACCGCATCCGATGAATGCGAATTTCGATATGGGATATCTGACCGGGGGCGATGATTTCTTCGGCCCGAACCTAGGCGGGGCCTCGGTCTTTACCAACACGCGCAAGGGATATTCCGCGGAATGTCCCAATGTTGGCAAGCTGCTGGCAAACCTTGAGTTTACCCTCGCCATGGAAAACGAAATCATGGGTGCGATTTTGAATGACGGGACGAATCCTGCCGAAGCTGCGGCTTTGTGGATCGAGAATAACCCTGATGCGCTCAAGACCTGGCTCGCCGGCGTCAAAGATGTCGAAGGCGACGATGATGCCTTTGAGGCCGCCGCCAAAGTCCTGTTGAAGTAA
- the choW gene encoding choline ABC transporter permease subunit has product MNWLTENKIPVGQWAAAFFDWLQTNGEWFFDGLAEFMEGMIDLILWILQTPHPFVIIAAFAGVTWFMQRSWKVCLFVTFGFLFILNQDYWEEMTESITLVLSACVVCMAVGVPIGIAAAHRPRLFQAMRPVLDLMQTLPTFVYLIPAIVFFGIGMVPGLIATVIFVVPAPIRLTHLGISSTPKPLLEAADAFGATPMQKLWKVELPYALPQIMAGLNQTIMLSLSMVVIAALVGADGLGVPVVRALNQVNTALGFESGFIIVVVAIMLDRMLRVDRK; this is encoded by the coding sequence ATGAACTGGCTGACGGAAAACAAGATACCCGTGGGCCAGTGGGCGGCGGCGTTCTTTGACTGGCTGCAAACCAACGGTGAGTGGTTTTTCGATGGGTTGGCCGAGTTCATGGAGGGCATGATCGACCTGATCCTCTGGATTTTGCAGACACCGCATCCCTTTGTGATCATTGCCGCTTTTGCCGGGGTAACGTGGTTCATGCAGCGCAGCTGGAAGGTTTGCCTCTTCGTGACCTTCGGCTTTTTGTTCATCCTCAACCAAGACTATTGGGAGGAGATGACGGAGAGTATCACGCTTGTGCTATCGGCCTGCGTCGTTTGCATGGCCGTGGGGGTGCCCATCGGGATTGCCGCCGCGCATCGCCCGCGCTTGTTTCAGGCAATGCGCCCTGTGCTTGATTTGATGCAGACCCTGCCGACCTTTGTCTATCTCATTCCGGCGATTGTGTTTTTCGGGATCGGCATGGTGCCGGGCCTGATTGCGACCGTGATCTTTGTGGTGCCGGCCCCGATCCGCCTGACCCATTTGGGGATCAGCTCGACCCCCAAACCGCTGTTGGAGGCCGCGGATGCCTTTGGGGCCACGCCGATGCAAAAACTCTGGAAGGTCGAACTGCCCTATGCGCTGCCGCAAATCATGGCCGGTCTGAACCAGACGATCATGTTGTCGCTCTCCATGGTGGTCATTGCCGCCCTTGTCGGGGCGGATGGGTTGGGCGTGCCGGTCGTGCGGGCGCTCAATCAAGTCAACACGGCGCTCGGGTTTGAAAGCGGTTTCATCATCGTCGTGGTTGCGATCATGCTGGATCGAATGCTGCGCGTGGATCGCAAATGA
- the choV gene encoding choline ABC transporter ATP-binding protein — MTSAVEFDNVSIVFGDAPAKALPEMDAMKTRAEVQHATNQVLGVHDCSLTVPAGEILVLMGLSGSGKSTLLRAVNGLNPVVRGAVRVFDGEWSCDVTQSSAQDLRRVRRECVSMVFQQFGLLPWRTVRENVALGLELADVPKSERIRRANQQLERVGLSDWSDRKVGELSGGMQQRVGLARAFATDAPILLMDEPFSALDPLIRTRLQDELLELQGDLKRTIIFVSHDLDEAFKLGDRIAIMEGGRIVQCGTPQEIFSNPVNEYVADFVAHMNPLGVLNAADVMEPVDSVPADSVPADSDVETVMRRLLQTDSPLGVEKDGTVIGQITRRGVIARLLDPRDKA, encoded by the coding sequence ATGACAAGCGCTGTGGAATTTGATAATGTGTCGATTGTTTTTGGGGATGCGCCTGCCAAGGCTTTGCCCGAAATGGATGCGATGAAAACCCGCGCCGAGGTGCAGCATGCCACCAATCAGGTGCTGGGCGTGCACGATTGCTCGCTGACCGTCCCAGCGGGTGAAATCCTGGTTCTGATGGGGCTATCGGGGTCTGGAAAATCCACTTTGTTGCGCGCGGTCAATGGGTTGAACCCGGTTGTGCGCGGTGCGGTACGCGTCTTTGACGGCGAATGGTCCTGTGATGTGACCCAAAGTTCTGCGCAGGATTTGCGCCGCGTGCGCCGTGAATGTGTATCGATGGTGTTTCAGCAATTTGGCCTGCTGCCCTGGCGCACGGTGCGTGAAAACGTGGCTTTGGGGCTGGAACTGGCGGATGTGCCCAAATCGGAGCGCATAAGGCGCGCCAATCAACAGCTCGAACGCGTTGGTCTGAGCGATTGGTCAGATCGCAAGGTCGGGGAATTGTCGGGAGGTATGCAGCAGCGCGTCGGCCTTGCGCGTGCCTTTGCGACGGATGCGCCGATCCTTCTGATGGACGAGCCGTTTTCCGCGCTCGACCCCTTGATCAGAACCCGCCTTCAGGATGAATTGCTCGAGCTGCAAGGGGATCTGAAACGCACGATCATCTTCGTCAGCCACGATCTGGATGAGGCCTTTAAGCTGGGCGACCGGATCGCCATCATGGAAGGGGGTCGCATCGTGCAATGCGGCACGCCGCAGGAGATTTTCTCAAATCCGGTGAATGAGTACGTTGCCGATTTCGTCGCGCATATGAACCCGCTTGGCGTGCTGAATGCGGCCGACGTGATGGAGCCGGTGGATAGCGTCCCGGCCGATAGCGTCCCTGCCGATAGCGATGTCGAGACGGTGATGCGCAGGCTGCTGCAAACCGACAGCCCGCTCGGTGTGGAGAAAGACGGCACCGTGATCGGGCAAATTACCAGGCGCGGCGTGATCGCGCGGCTGTTGGATCCGCGCGACAAGGCCTGA
- a CDS encoding cytochrome c: MRFIATILVFLSSVAHAQDVTEGEKLYDLHCAACHGAQAEGNGPMAPVLLVQPANLTQLSARADGQFPIYRVIKRIDGRDPLVSHGSDMPVYGWFFEGQGVAIATETGQPIMTSQPIADLLAYLQSLQ; encoded by the coding sequence ATGCGATTTATTGCGACCATTTTGGTGTTCTTGAGCAGCGTAGCGCATGCGCAGGATGTCACAGAGGGTGAAAAACTCTATGATTTGCATTGCGCGGCCTGTCACGGGGCGCAGGCCGAGGGGAACGGACCGATGGCACCTGTTCTCTTGGTGCAGCCTGCGAATCTCACACAGCTTTCGGCGAGGGCGGACGGGCAATTTCCCATTTACCGCGTCATCAAGCGCATTGATGGGCGCGACCCTTTGGTCAGCCACGGCAGCGATATGCCCGTTTACGGGTGGTTTTTTGAGGGTCAGGGCGTTGCGATCGCCACCGAAACAGGCCAACCGATCATGACAAGCCAACCCATCGCCGATCTGCTCGCATACCTTCAAAGCCTGCAGTAG
- the tkt gene encoding transketolase: MDLKALAAANPDHWSKATAIRALTLDAVAAANSGHSGMPMGMADVATVLFEKHLKFDPTQPNWPDRDRFILSAGHGSMLLYALLHLTGYADMTLEEIKNFRQWGSRTAGHPEYGHASGIETTTGPLGQGIANSVGFAMAEEIQRAQYGKKVVDHYTYVIAGDGCLMEGVSQEAITLAGRHQLSKLIVLWDNNDITIDGPVSLSDRTDQIGRFKSAGWDVLETDGHDPVAIDAALSQAKTGKKPTMIACKTHIALGHAAQDTSKGHGALTDADQMAAAKEAYGWKTGPFEVPADVKAAWEAIGARGADVRRAWEERFDALPRAKRETFNRAYALEAPKKLSAVIKAFKKQMSEAAPKLATRASSEKVLEVINPVMPETIGGSADLTGSNNTKTSDLGVFDVDSRAGRYVYWGIREHGMAAAMNGMALHGGLRPYGGTFMCFTDYARPAMRLSALMKIPTVYVMTHDSIGLGEDGPTHQPVEHLAISRATPNTHVFRPADTIETAEAWELALTSKQTPSVLSLTRQGLKTLRTEHKTKNMVAQGAYVLADADGKRQAILLATGSEVEIAMAARDILQADGIGTRVVSMPCWELFEEQDEAYRKRVLPGGPVRVAVEAGIRFGWDRWLFGERGKREKSGFIGMHDFGASAPASTLYEEFGITAEAVAQKVKSLIK, translated from the coding sequence GTGGATTTAAAAGCCCTTGCTGCCGCCAACCCCGATCATTGGTCAAAGGCCACGGCCATTCGCGCCCTGACTCTGGATGCGGTCGCCGCCGCCAATTCGGGCCATTCTGGTATGCCGATGGGCATGGCGGATGTGGCGACAGTGCTGTTTGAAAAACACCTCAAATTTGATCCGACACAGCCCAATTGGCCGGACCGGGATCGCTTTATCCTATCGGCGGGACACGGCTCCATGCTGCTCTATGCGCTGCTGCACCTGACGGGCTATGCGGATATGACACTGGAGGAGATCAAGAATTTCCGCCAATGGGGATCGCGCACCGCAGGGCATCCGGAATATGGGCACGCCTCAGGCATTGAAACCACGACCGGCCCGCTGGGTCAGGGCATCGCCAATTCGGTGGGTTTCGCCATGGCCGAAGAAATCCAGCGTGCGCAATACGGCAAGAAGGTCGTGGATCACTATACCTATGTGATCGCGGGGGATGGTTGCCTGATGGAAGGTGTCAGCCAGGAGGCCATCACGCTGGCCGGGCGCCACCAATTGAGCAAATTGATCGTGCTCTGGGACAATAACGATATCACCATCGATGGCCCCGTGTCGCTGTCGGATCGCACGGATCAGATCGGACGCTTCAAATCCGCCGGTTGGGACGTGCTGGAAACTGACGGGCATGACCCGGTCGCGATTGATGCCGCCCTGAGCCAGGCCAAGACGGGTAAAAAACCCACGATGATTGCGTGCAAAACCCACATCGCTTTGGGCCACGCGGCACAGGACACGTCCAAGGGTCACGGGGCTCTGACGGATGCCGATCAGATGGCGGCGGCCAAGGAGGCATATGGTTGGAAAACCGGACCGTTTGAGGTGCCCGCAGATGTCAAAGCCGCCTGGGAAGCCATTGGCGCGCGCGGTGCAGACGTCCGGCGCGCGTGGGAAGAACGTTTCGACGCCCTGCCCCGCGCCAAGCGCGAGACCTTCAACCGCGCCTATGCGCTTGAGGCCCCCAAGAAGCTGAGCGCGGTGATCAAGGCGTTCAAAAAACAAATGTCGGAAGCCGCACCCAAGCTTGCCACCCGTGCAAGCTCCGAAAAGGTGCTCGAAGTCATCAACCCGGTAATGCCCGAAACCATTGGCGGCTCTGCGGATCTGACGGGCTCCAACAATACCAAAACCAGCGATCTGGGTGTTTTCGACGTTGATAGCCGCGCCGGGCGTTATGTGTATTGGGGCATTCGCGAGCATGGCATGGCGGCGGCGATGAACGGCATGGCGCTGCATGGCGGTTTGCGCCCTTACGGCGGGACATTCATGTGTTTCACCGATTACGCGCGCCCGGCAATGCGCCTGTCGGCCTTGATGAAAATCCCGACCGTCTATGTGATGACGCATGACAGCATCGGTCTGGGTGAGGATGGCCCGACGCATCAACCGGTTGAACACCTCGCCATCAGCCGCGCGACACCCAACACCCATGTGTTCCGCCCCGCCGATACCATCGAGACGGCAGAGGCCTGGGAATTGGCGCTGACGTCCAAACAGACACCCTCCGTTTTGTCACTGACGCGGCAGGGGCTCAAGACGCTGCGCACCGAGCATAAGACCAAGAATATGGTGGCACAGGGGGCCTATGTGCTGGCGGATGCCGACGGAAAACGACAGGCGATCCTGTTGGCGACGGGTTCTGAGGTCGAGATCGCAATGGCCGCGCGCGATATTTTGCAGGCGGATGGGATCGGGACGCGCGTCGTGTCCATGCCGTGTTGGGAGCTTTTTGAGGAACAGGACGAAGCCTACCGCAAACGCGTTCTGCCCGGTGGACCGGTGCGCGTGGCGGTTGAGGCGGGTATTCGCTTTGGCTGGGACCGCTGGCTGTTCGGGGAGCGCGGCAAGCGTGAGAAATCCGGATTTATCGGCATGCATGATTTCGGTGCATCCGCCCCTGCCAGCACGCTTTACGAAGAGTTTGGCATTACCGCCGAAGCGGTCGCCCAGAAGGTCAAATCCCTGATTAAGTGA
- a CDS encoding cell division protein ZapA: MPEVTITIGSRQFEVACQLGEEHYLHTAAKMLDDEAQVLADQAGRMPEARMLLMAGLMLADKTASVEDQVAELQAKLTAREAELANLRDTVVEPERIEVPVVPQSVTDTLAELAARAEALAASVEEKTKA, from the coding sequence ATGCCGGAAGTCACAATCACAATTGGGTCGCGTCAATTCGAAGTCGCCTGTCAGCTTGGCGAAGAGCATTATCTGCATACCGCCGCCAAGATGTTGGATGATGAGGCGCAGGTATTGGCCGATCAGGCCGGGCGTATGCCCGAAGCGCGGATGTTGTTGATGGCCGGTCTGATGCTGGCCGATAAGACGGCGAGCGTGGAGGATCAGGTTGCAGAATTGCAGGCCAAACTAACCGCCCGCGAGGCCGAGCTTGCCAATTTGCGCGACACGGTTGTTGAGCCGGAACGCATAGAGGTACCGGTCGTGCCGCAATCGGTCACGGATACGCTTGCGGAACTGGCCGCGCGCGCAGAGGCTTTGGCGGCGTCCGTTGAGGAAAAAACCAAGGCGTGA